The following are from one region of the Corythoichthys intestinalis isolate RoL2023-P3 chromosome 17, ASM3026506v1, whole genome shotgun sequence genome:
- the LOC130905809 gene encoding cytochrome b-c1 complex subunit 9 has product MALAKTVYNLLFRRTSTFAVTIMVGAVLFERIFDQGGDAVFEQMNRGKLWKHIKHNYENKEE; this is encoded by the exons ATGGCGCTGGCAAAGACTGTGTACAATTTGCTCTTTAGGAGAACGTCTACTTTCGCCGTAACCATCATGGTCGGGGCTGTCCTCTTCGAACGAATATTCGACCAAGGCGGGGACGCAGTCTTTGAACAAATGAATCGCGGG AAACTGTGGAAACACATCAAACACAACTACGAGAACAAGGAAGAATAA